In Timaviella obliquedivisa GSE-PSE-MK23-08B, a single window of DNA contains:
- a CDS encoding tetratricopeptide repeat protein, protein MSLKKRNRGYILIPEGLQKLQRRLREWESARNTGYRYSQEKLAEMTGLHSDTIRKVLGATEGSDLSSIERMFQSFDLALAEQDYVQVGQTPDRSFVGREEAIVALNKIAQDAKIIVIHGRGGVGKTTLARKYFKQGTFALCLEKWMATETKNIISVESIVEEWLRRYFHEEPGCEFGITLSRLREKLRKHPQHIGILIDNLEPALNGDGSFIADHRRYVELLTVLSDPDVNALTLVTSRERLLENITVSHYHLDGLSLEAWHQFFESKGIQSSPAILAMHQFYDGNAKAMDILSASVCLEFEGDAEIYWQTNQNYLPPELEGLVRKQFQRLEQVNSSEYNLLCRSGCYRYQDVPSVPIAGLDCLLWDVAEDERYSVIQSLKNRSLLTFHKGQFWIHPVIRKESIRRLKTTRDWHEANLRAASFLGQSIQLIQKTPEALTALEPYHHYVQIGDFPRAADVLMGKRLNVWGTNESLMRSFYKRGFLQQMVNSISNVLDNLTIEEDATPLEQLNYAYRKAKLRHTLGAIAWLSGHIPEAIQHCEEAKKTAASALLVGESDSYLRDVRLNLKIVEINARLTIGICKIGFWDLETALADFLEIVELSRAVNYEKFAPSALFYVAFLQSYLGQTQSALEIANRLYDDLPEKSLPFWVTEYRLSYLGQTYMKLGELERAVKIFDRVLECIQASPYTQAAIKAQNGRAELHRREGNFPAAVVCHAEAIRVATEMGAQYDLAEAYYQQGLTYREANQLDEGNASFERAKQIFEQIHAPKQVTKVQTALESDAMPSQLLQETETFSFEPLCESRNTLKIEWKIILDAPFEETSSEQIEVIIEYLRHTSKDYSIRLKQTNSGSIVITLEGSEEGFKIIQALYKEGKLTETIGLPVKFVGCELPQPNTKNSNTQPNVDIFFSYSHRDELLRSQLEKHLSAIHNGKIKGWHDRQIGPGSEWQGKIDHHLEISHIILLLVSSDFIASRYCYDIELVRAMKRHDAGDARVIPIILRPVFWQDTPFGRLQALPKGCVPVTSWENQDEAFLDISIGIRSVVDEIFLKCKTS, encoded by the coding sequence ATGTCTTTGAAAAAGCGTAATCGTGGTTATATTTTAATTCCGGAAGGATTGCAAAAGCTCCAGCGTCGGTTGCGGGAGTGGGAATCGGCGCGAAATACTGGATATCGCTATTCCCAAGAAAAGCTGGCAGAGATGACGGGCTTGCATTCCGATACTATTCGCAAAGTGTTGGGAGCCACAGAGGGAAGCGATCTGAGTAGCATTGAGCGGATGTTTCAATCCTTCGATCTGGCTCTGGCTGAGCAAGATTATGTGCAGGTGGGACAAACCCCGGATCGGAGTTTTGTGGGTAGAGAAGAGGCGATCGTTGCGCTCAATAAGATAGCTCAAGATGCAAAAATTATTGTGATTCATGGGCGGGGCGGCGTTGGTAAAACCACGTTAGCTCGGAAATATTTCAAGCAAGGCACATTTGCCCTATGTCTAGAAAAATGGATGGCAACAGAAACCAAGAACATTATTTCAGTTGAAAGTATTGTAGAAGAATGGCTACGTCGTTATTTTCATGAAGAACCTGGCTGCGAGTTTGGCATTACCCTTTCGCGATTGAGGGAGAAGCTTCGCAAACATCCCCAGCATATTGGTATTTTGATCGACAACTTAGAACCTGCTTTAAATGGTGATGGCAGCTTTATTGCTGATCACCGTCGTTATGTTGAACTTTTAACGGTTCTATCTGATCCGGATGTTAATGCTTTAACTTTGGTCACTAGCCGAGAGAGGTTGCTTGAAAATATTACAGTAAGTCACTATCACTTGGATGGATTGTCCTTGGAAGCATGGCATCAGTTTTTTGAATCGAAAGGAATTCAAAGCAGTCCAGCAATCCTGGCTATGCACCAGTTCTATGACGGTAATGCCAAAGCAATGGATATTTTGAGCGCTTCCGTTTGCTTAGAATTTGAGGGTGATGCGGAAATCTATTGGCAGACGAATCAGAACTACTTACCACCAGAATTAGAAGGTTTGGTGAGGAAGCAGTTTCAACGTCTGGAGCAAGTTAATTCTAGCGAATATAACCTTCTCTGTCGTTCAGGCTGTTATCGCTATCAAGATGTTCCTTCCGTTCCTATTGCAGGACTAGATTGTCTTCTATGGGATGTTGCGGAGGATGAACGTTATAGTGTTATTCAATCATTAAAAAACCGTTCGTTACTTACATTCCATAAAGGACAGTTCTGGATTCACCCTGTCATTCGTAAAGAGTCGATTCGACGCTTGAAAACGACGAGAGATTGGCACGAAGCAAACTTGAGAGCTGCTAGCTTTTTGGGGCAAAGTATCCAGTTAATTCAAAAAACACCAGAGGCGCTCACAGCTTTGGAGCCTTACCACCACTATGTACAAATCGGTGATTTTCCAAGAGCAGCAGATGTGTTGATGGGAAAACGCTTAAATGTTTGGGGAACAAATGAATCCCTAATGCGCTCATTTTACAAGCGCGGTTTTTTACAACAAATGGTAAACTCTATTTCCAATGTGTTGGATAACCTCACTATCGAGGAAGATGCAACCCCATTAGAGCAATTAAACTATGCCTACCGAAAGGCAAAATTGCGGCATACATTGGGAGCGATCGCCTGGTTGTCAGGTCATATCCCGGAGGCAATTCAGCACTGCGAGGAAGCAAAAAAAACTGCGGCGAGTGCGTTGTTAGTGGGTGAATCTGACTCCTATCTAAGGGATGTCAGGTTGAATCTTAAGATCGTTGAAATCAATGCGCGATTGACGATCGGCATTTGCAAGATTGGATTTTGGGACTTGGAAACAGCCCTTGCTGATTTTCTTGAAATTGTAGAACTCAGCAGAGCCGTGAACTATGAAAAATTTGCGCCTTCTGCTCTGTTCTATGTGGCTTTCTTACAGTCCTATTTGGGTCAGACACAGTCCGCATTAGAAATTGCAAATAGGCTCTATGATGATTTACCAGAGAAGAGTTTACCGTTTTGGGTGACGGAATATCGTCTGTCTTATCTAGGACAAACCTACATGAAATTAGGAGAACTCGAAAGGGCAGTCAAAATTTTCGATCGCGTACTTGAATGTATTCAGGCTAGCCCATATACCCAGGCAGCCATCAAAGCTCAGAATGGCAGAGCGGAGCTTCATCGACGAGAGGGGAATTTTCCAGCGGCTGTAGTGTGTCATGCCGAGGCAATTCGTGTAGCAACAGAAATGGGTGCCCAATATGATCTAGCCGAGGCTTATTATCAGCAGGGTTTAACTTACAGAGAGGCAAACCAGCTTGATGAAGGTAACGCTAGCTTTGAGCGGGCAAAACAAATTTTTGAACAGATTCACGCACCGAAGCAGGTTACAAAAGTTCAGACAGCTCTGGAGAGTGATGCTATGCCCTCCCAACTACTTCAAGAAACTGAGACATTTAGTTTTGAGCCACTTTGTGAAAGCAGAAATACTTTGAAGATTGAGTGGAAGATTATTTTAGATGCTCCTTTTGAGGAGACATCAAGTGAGCAGATAGAGGTAATCATTGAATATTTACGGCATACATCAAAGGATTATTCTATTAGACTAAAACAGACTAATTCTGGGAGCATAGTTATAACACTTGAGGGATCTGAAGAGGGATTTAAGATTATTCAAGCTCTTTATAAAGAGGGTAAACTTACTGAAACAATCGGTTTACCTGTCAAGTTTGTTGGTTGTGAATTACCTCAACCAAATACTAAAAATTCAAACACCCAGCCGAATGTCGATATCTTCTTTTCTTACTCCCATCGAGATGAATTGTTAAGGAGTCAGCTTGAGAAACATCTCAGTGCTATCCATAATGGAAAAATAAAGGGATGGCATGATCGGCAAATCGGACCAGGCAGTGAATGGCAAGGTAAAATTGACCACCATTTA